The genomic DNA TCTCTGACCAGTTCTTCCTCAGCTCCCTGTTGGATGCCCCGAAGCTGAGGCTTCCTCTGTTCTGTCCTGGAGGCAGCTCCCACCTGCCTTGTATACACCAGGGCTGCCCAGTTAATCTTCTTGGAGAAGCcttagccttgaacttatgaaTGACGGTGCTGacttctgttttattgttgttggtctGAGGGCTTTGTTCGTGGTGCGTGTGCACGCGTACAAGTATTGCCAGAAGTCTTCCTCAAGTCACtgtcccctcccttttttttttaagatttttttttattacatattacatatacagtgttctgcctgcacaccagaagagagcaccagatctcattctagatggttgtgagccacccatgtggttgtcgggaattgaactccggacctctgggaaagcaggcagtgagtgctcttaacctctgagccatctctccagcgccccccccccccaactctctaCATTTTATCTCCCCAGAAAACTCCACTCTGCTGCCGCctaaatttttgagacaggtttcagtctgtagcacaggctgacctcagactcccccctctctcagcctcttgagCGCAGGGATTACAGGAGTAACCCAACAGGCCCAAcctaaattttgttttgcttttgagacaggatcttgttaagtagcacaggctagcctctaacttaAAAACCTCTTatcagcttcctgggtgctgagattactggtACCCACTGCTTTACTAGCTGCCTCGTACTCTGTGGTCTCGGAGCTCTGCCCTCCCCATAAACCTTTCCATCCTAACCTTTCCAGTCACTGTAAAGGGCAGGACTACCTTTTCTTGTGCTTAAGTCAAAACCCAGGATGTGGGGACGATCCTGACACTAGTCCTGTTGCCGCAAGGGGCTGGCACCCATTCAGCCTGGACTGCTCTTGCCACAGGCATCTGCCTGGCCCACCCCTGCATTCTCACGGCCCGCTTTCCAGCACTTCTGCCCCTGGTTTGTTTTTGTCGTTTCCCCCTCTGTAGTTGATGAGGCTGCCGGGCATTCACTGCCagtgtgctctgcctgctttgtCCCCCTCTAAAGACCAGTATATCTGTCTGCCCGGCTCCCTTACACTCCTCCAGCTCAGCAGGCAGCAGTGTGCTGACGGCTGCTGCTGGGCTCCCGTGCACTGGGATGAGAAGCAGGAGCTCCAGGCTGAGTGGCTCCAGTAGGAGCCTACCTGGGACACGAGCCCCAGGTCTGGAGAACAGAGCTGTAGCGAACAGGGACTGGGTCAGCCTCGTCAGTAGTCACAGCTGTGGGAAGGGCCCTGTGACGGCTGTAGAGAAGCAGGTGgcgggctgcagagatggctcagaggttaagagcactggctgctctttccagaggtcctgagttcaattcccagcaaccacatggtggctcacaaccatctagaatgagatctggtgccctcttctggcaggcaggtgtatatgcaggcacagcattgtatacataaaaataaaataagtctttaaaacaaaaccgAGAGATGCAGGTGGCCATTGTTAAAGTTTGGAAAACCTAGACCTGGGAACAGATCCAAGGTGTGGCcaacagagaaggcagagagccTACCCTGGCGACAGGTAGCACTGTTGAGTCACATCTGAGGACCAGGTTAGAAGCCCAAAAGGGAGACaaggagctgggtatggtggcgtatgcctttaatcccagcactcgggaggcagaggcaggtggatcactgcgagttcgagaccagcctggtctacaaagcgagtccaggacagccaaggctacagggtctctgtctcgaaaaacaaaaacaaaaactaaagggAGACGAGGACGTGCGCCTGCATGGGAACGATTGTCACCAGAAGAAAGGAGCCAGAGGCCCTGGGAGGAGGGGCGGCAGCTGACAGGAACATGACGGTAGTTATGCAGCGCTCAGGGTTTCCCAAGGCCTCACACACACTGGGCAAGTGCCCTGCCACTGACTTACACTGCAGctgttctctgtatttttaagattcattttatttagttattttttactATATGTCTGTACAGAGATTTGGCATTAAGAGTTCAGGTGCCAGATGAGGTCAGAGGGTCACTGAATCCCCCAGAGCTGGCGTTACAGGTAGTGGTTGCAAGCTGCCCAACAGGAGTTTGGAGTGCAAAATCCCAGTTCTCTGCAAAAGCgatacatgctcttaactgctgagccatctctccaccaaggtttctctgtgtagtcctggctgtcttagaactcaactctgtagaccaggctggctttgaactcccagatccacctgcctctgcagggactgaaggcatgcaccaccactgcctttaATGGGACACATTTTAATGCAATAAAATTGGGCTAGCACCAAGGCACAGGTGGAAGAGGAGTAAGCCTGCAGATCCAGCAAGACCAGGTCCTGCTGGGTTGGCCAGTGTATGATTGTGGGGCACAGTGGGTACAGGCTGGGGTGTTCCTATTCCTGACCACCTCCTGAAGGGTCAGGTTTGCCAGTGATGAGACAACCCAACCCAGAGCTAGGTCATCTACCCGAGGCTCACACCTGAGGCTCACACCTGAGTACTTAACGTACACATGCTGTGGTGATGTTTATGTCAACATCAAATCCACACAATGACGGTTCCAAAGCCCTACAAGCCAGGAAGGGCCCAGCTTAGTTTGTGTAAGAACACAGCATGCTGGCCACCCTGGCACCACCTAATGATGTGTTCCTAAGATGCTACCACAGCTCTGTTGCCTCAGTTGACAGGCTGGCAGCTTCCATGGTGTGACTGGCATCTTTCCGTAGTGAGGAAGCAAGGCTGAGATCAGGCTCATGTGGCTTAGGGGCTGGGGGAGGTGAGCTCTGGAGCTGCAACTCTGTGGGGCTTTTTGGAAGACAGCGTCTCCAGAGGAAGGGACATGGGAGCCCTTCTATGCTGTTTAGGACAAAGCGAGTCAACCTTTCCTTCTGTCAGGGTGAGAGCATAATCCGAATGGGTTCTGCTAAGCCAGTGAGAGACGCCCTGGTGTATGGCTTCTATTTGTGCCCTGTGCACgctggagttgggggctggcTGCAGTGCTAAGCCTCACCACCCCCCACAGTGATGGTGGCCACACAGCAGGAGATGAGCGACGCCCAGCTGACACTGGAGCAGCGTGACTACTGTGCGCACTACCTCATCCGGCTGCTCAAGTGCAAGCGCGACAGCTTCCCCAACTTCCTGGCCTGCAAGCATGAGCAACACGACTGGGACTACTGCGAGCACCTGGAGTGagcctgcccccgcccccgcccccagccacCCAGGGCCCCAGTGGGAGGCCTCAGCCCAGCGGGGTGTCCTAGGCCAGGCCCGCTGAGCCCTCGGTCTCTTCTGCCCACAGCTACGTGAAGCGCATGAAGGAGTTTGAGCGTGAGCGGCGGCTGCTACAGAGGAAGAAGCGGAGGGATGAAAAGCTAGCCCGGGCAGCCCAGGGCCAGGGAGACGGCGAGGTGGGCCCTGAGGTGGCCCTGTAGGCTTACCCACCAGCCTGTGGACCTATCAGTGAAAATAAAAGCCTTGGGCCACCTGCCTAACCTTCATCTGTACTaaccctccttccccccccccccccccccgtgtgggAAGGATGGTGTGGTCCCTGTCCCCATAAAGCACACAACGCCAGTGGGATAAGCAggttttattgttgctgctgcagAACATGGCCACATCAGGACAGTGGGGCGATGGGTGGGGAGCCCACGAGCAGCTGTCAGAGCAGGAAGGGGATGATGGGCAT from Acomys russatus chromosome 26, mAcoRus1.1, whole genome shotgun sequence includes the following:
- the Ndufb7 gene encoding NADH dehydrogenase [ubiquinone] 1 beta subcomplex subunit 7, with protein sequence MGAHLARRYLGDASVEPDPLRMPSFPPEYGFPERKERVMVATQQEMSDAQLTLEQRDYCAHYLIRLLKCKRDSFPNFLACKHEQHDWDYCEHLDYVKRMKEFERERRLLQRKKRRDEKLARAAQGQGDGEVGPEVAL